AGTCTTAAAACCTAAAACCTTTAAAGTTGCAACCTCCCTCTCCATTTCTGTAAATGATAATATCCCCAAATTATATAAAACCAGAATTGCTAAAAGACTTGCAACAATAAGAACTACATCCACCATCATCATAACAGAAGAAGTCATTTCATTCCAACTTTCTTCCATATCTTCCAGTGTTGATACTGATTTAATTGAATTTATATTTTCACCAAATTTTTCAGAAGTTAAAATGCTTGTTGGTGTAAAGTTTAGACCTTCATCTTCCAAAGTATCTGGAGACATAATCAAACCTTGTGAAACCGGTTCCGCATGAATTTGACCAATCTTCGATTTAACCCATTTATCATTTCCAACAATATGCCATTTAATTTTATCTCCAATATCCAAATTTAATTCCTGAGCCAACTTTATTGATATGGAAACATCACCTTCTTCAATATCAATTGGATCTTTATTACTATCCGTGTAAGATATCAAATCAGTGTTATTTGAAACTAAAAGTACACCCGTGTTCTCCTGGTTGTTGGATTTAATTTCCATAGGCATTTGCATTATAAAACTACCATTAGTTCCATTAATTACATAATATAATTCTTCCTGAGATGCATTACTAGAAATCACTAATTTTGATTCAAAATGATTAATGTCATGATATTCCCATGTTTCCAAATCATTCATACTGTCATTCATACCAAATGCTGCGATTAATAATGCAACACATCCCATTACACCAATAATAGCCATTAATGCACGGAATTTATTTCTTCTTGCATCTCTCCAATTCCAACGTAAATTAAAACTTAAATGTTTCCAAAGATTTGACTTTTCAAAAAAGCCATTTGAAGATACATTAGGTGCCTTTGGCCTTATAGTGTTAGCAGGATTTTCTTTTGAAATACTCCTACATGTCAAATAAGTGACAACAACTGAAGAGATTACAAGAGCAGCTGTAACATAAACAAACATCATGTCAAAACCAGGATTCCATGCTGGTAATGTATAACGAGTAGTCATTGATGGATAAAACATTCTAGGAATAATCATTGGTCCTGTGACAAGTCCCAAAACAGATCCAATCAAAACCGGGACAAAACCATATGATACATAATGCAATATGATTGTAGTATCTTTAAATCCTACAGCCTTCAAAATTCCAATTTGAGTTCTTTGATATGTCACAATCCTTGTCATTGTTGTTAGAAGTGTTAAAAATGTAATTAAGATGAATAAAATTGGAAAAATATCCCCCATCATCTTATGTTGTGCCATCTCTTCACTGAATTGCGCCACACTAGACTGATCTTCCTGTTTTGTAAATGATAGATAGCTAATGGAATTGTCAAGTTTTTCCTTAAATGAATCATCAGATTGATTGTACTTGACAAGCATCCTATTATACTCAATATCATCAGGATATGCTTTATAAGATAAATATGCAAAACCTACATTCTCAAAATCAGGAGTTATTGAAGTTGCTGAAGATTCATAAACATATTCAGGCGAATAACCAATACCTCTTATTTCTTTTTCAATAGATTTTCCATTAAATTTGAAAGTAATGTTATCCCCAACATTCAAATCTCTTGCATCGGCAAAACGCTTATCCAACCAGACACCAGAATCATCATTTATATCAAATTCTTTACCTTCATGGACTAAAAATTTTGAAATTCCATTATTTTCAACAAAATGCAACGTTATATCAGGATCATTGTCAAATTCACCAACTGACGAAATTACTGCCTGTCTTTCTGATTGTTCGGAGAACCCCTTTATCCTATCCAAATCAACATCATCAAAATTAGTTTTGTAAATCCAACCGTCAGCAAGATTTGTTTCATTATAAAAATCTGCACTTGTCTGTTCCAAACCATAATACTCAGCGCAAATCCCACAATAAGCAAAAATACCTAAAAAAGCCATCATAAATATTGCAATAAATTGAGTTTTATTTATTCTAATATCTCTTAACATTTTTTTAGATAATGACATGATATCACCATTCTAAATCTGCAACTTTTTTAGGGTTTTCATTAATGACAATACGTTCAATTTGACCATTTTTAATTCTAATAACCTTATCCGCAGCTTCAGCCAAAATTGCATTGTGAGTAACAATGACTACAGTAGTATTATTATCATTACTCATGCTTTGAAGTAAATTTAAAATTAAAACACCCGTATTGGAATCTAATGCACCAGTAGGTTCATCACATAAAAGCATAGTTGGCTGCTTAGCAACTGCTCTTGCAATAGACACCCTCTGCTGTTCACCACCAGACAACTGTGCAGGGAACTGATTAGCATGTTCTCTAAGCCCAACAGATTCTAGAACATCCAAACCATTGATATCCACATCAACAATATCTCCCATCAATTCCACATTTTCCAATGCAGTCAAATTTGGGATTAAATTATAAAACTGAAAAATAAAACCGACATTTCTAGCACGGTATTGTGTTAGTTCATCATCATCAAATGATTCTATATGATTTCCATTAACAATAATCTGACCTGATGTGACAGTATCCAAACCGCCTAAAAGGTTTAATAATGTTGATTTACCCGCACCAGACGGCCCGAGAATTACAACAAATTCTCCTTCATCAACAGTAAAATTAACATCATCCATAGCTTTTAAAATGTGGTCTCCAGATTGATATTCCTTTTTCACATTTTTAAATTCGATTATTGTATTCATAGAACTACCTTCCAACAATATAATATCACTTCGACTTGTATTATATAAATTACCAAAATTGATTATAATAACCATATCAAACAAAACTATAAAAGATTTCAAAACATAATTATATTATAATAAAATATTACAGGAAAAGTGTAAATGTCATTCAAAAAAGATGAAATGTTAATAATGCCTGCAGTTGATATTAAGAATGGAAAATGTGTTCAACTCGTTCAAGGCGAACCTGGAAGTGAAATGGTAGAAATTGAAAATCCAGAACTTGTTGCAAAACATTGGGAAGATTTAGGAGCTAAAAACATCCATGTCATTGATTTAGATGGAACAATAAATGGTGTTGCTAGTTTTGATATTATTAAAAAAATTCTAAAAGAAGTAAGTGTCCCAATTCAACTTGGTGGTGGGATTAGAAGCCTAGATTATGCTCGTCAATTACTTAATCTTGATATTGAAAGATTAATTATTGGAACAATGGGTATCCAACACCCCGAAACTATTACCAAATTATCTGATGAATATGGATCAGATAGAATAATGATTTCACTTGACAGTAAAGATAATAAAGTAGTTATTAAAGGATGGCAAGAAAAAATTGATAAAAGTCCTGTTGAACTTTCATCAGAATTTAAAGAGCATGGAGCGGGAAGTATCTTGTTTACAAATGTTGATGTTGAAGGACTTCTTGGCGGATTTTACACAGACCCAGTAGTTGAACTTAAAAAATCAGTAGATATACCTATTGTTTACTCTGGAGGAGTTACAACAATAGAAGATATTAAAAAATTAAATGAAAGTGGTGTAGATGGAATTGTAATTGGTTCTGCACTTTATAAAGATAAAATTGATTTGACTGAAGCTTTAAAATATCAAAAGAGGTAAATTAATGAAAGTAATGGCGACCGGAACATTCGATATACTTCACCCAGGACATGTATTATTCCTCGAAAAAGCTAAAGAATTAGGTGGAGAAAATGCTGTACTTGCAGTTGTAATAGCTAGAGACTCAACTGTAGAAAAGAGAAAAAGAATACCTATAATACCCCAAGAACAAAGATTAGAAATGATCAAAAGCCTTAAACCTGTTGATGAAGCATATTTGGGGCATGTTGGAGATATGTTTAAAATTGTTGAAGAAATCAAACCCGACATTATCGCAATCGGTTCAGACCAGGACCACGATGTTTTAAAGTTGCAAGCAGCATTAGATAAAAGAGGAATAAACGCTAAAGCAATGCGTGTTAACGATTATATGTTTGGAGAACTTGACAGCACCTGTAAAATTATTAAAAGAATAAAACATACAGATTTTAAAGATAAAACTGGAGAATTAGACTAATTAGGAGATTATTAAAATGAAAAGTGTAGCAATTGTAGGAGCAAGTGGATATACTGGAGGAGAACTTTTAAGAATGCTCAGTGTACATCCTGATGTTGAAGTAACCGAAATCACATCAAGAAAACTAGATGGACAGCCAGTCCATAAGACCCACCCACATGTTAGGGACACTGGACTTGTATTTAAAGACAAAAAGCCATCAGACATCGATACTGATGTAGTATTTACTGCAACACCCCATGGAGCATCAATGAAGATTGTTCCAGAACTTTTAGAAACTGGAGCAAAAGTCGTTGATTTAAGTGGAGATTACAGATACCGAGATACCGCAGTTTATGAAAAATGGTATGGAATGGAACACACTGATAAAGAACATAAAGGAGCATTTGGACTTCCTGAATTATACAGAGATGAAATCAAAAAAGCAGATCTTGTAGCAAATCCCGGATGTTTCCCAACTGGTGCAATTTTATCTTCATATCCTCTTGTTAAAAATGATTTAGTTGAAAGAATTGTAATTGATTCGAAAACTGGAGTTAGTGGAGCGGGAGTAAATCCATCCGGAACTACACATTATCCAAACATTGCAGACAATTCAAACCCATATAAAATTTCTGCACATAGACATTCATCTGAAATTAAACAGGAATTACATGGATTTGATGATGTAAAAGTATCTTTTACACCACACTTAATACCAGTTATTAGAGGAATTCAAACTACAAGCCACAGTTTCTTAAAAGAAGAACATTTAGATACTACTCCTGATGAAATCAGAGCATTATATGAAAAAGAATACGGAAACGAATACTTTATCAAACTTATGGATGAAGGAGAAATTCCACATTTAAGCTCAGTTAGAGGATCAAACTTTGTCCACATTGGCGGA
The Methanobrevibacter sp. genome window above contains:
- a CDS encoding ABC transporter permease — protein: MSLSKKMLRDIRINKTQFIAIFMMAFLGIFAYCGICAEYYGLEQTSADFYNETNLADGWIYKTNFDDVDLDRIKGFSEQSERQAVISSVGEFDNDPDITLHFVENNGISKFLVHEGKEFDINDDSGVWLDKRFADARDLNVGDNITFKFNGKSIEKEIRGIGYSPEYVYESSATSITPDFENVGFAYLSYKAYPDDIEYNRMLVKYNQSDDSFKEKLDNSISYLSFTKQEDQSSVAQFSEEMAQHKMMGDIFPILFILITFLTLLTTMTRIVTYQRTQIGILKAVGFKDTTIILHYVSYGFVPVLIGSVLGLVTGPMIIPRMFYPSMTTRYTLPAWNPGFDMMFVYVTAALVISSVVVTYLTCRSISKENPANTIRPKAPNVSSNGFFEKSNLWKHLSFNLRWNWRDARRNKFRALMAIIGVMGCVALLIAAFGMNDSMNDLETWEYHDINHFESKLVISSNASQEELYYVINGTNGSFIMQMPMEIKSNNQENTGVLLVSNNTDLISYTDSNKDPIDIEEGDVSISIKLAQELNLDIGDKIKWHIVGNDKWVKSKIGQIHAEPVSQGLIMSPDTLEDEGLNFTPTSILTSEKFGENINSIKSVSTLEDMEESWNEMTSSVMMMVDVVLIVASLLAILVLYNLGILSFTEMEREVATLKVLGFKTNFLRRLLLTQNLIFTAIGFILGIPLGFYFMTLMLDATGESLYYVPTLTLGNILLSAGITFAISIAVNLMFSDKIRDLNMVEALKDVE
- a CDS encoding ABC transporter ATP-binding protein, with protein sequence MNTIIEFKNVKKEYQSGDHILKAMDDVNFTVDEGEFVVILGPSGAGKSTLLNLLGGLDTVTSGQIIVNGNHIESFDDDELTQYRARNVGFIFQFYNLIPNLTALENVELMGDIVDVDINGLDVLESVGLREHANQFPAQLSGGEQQRVSIARAVAKQPTMLLCDEPTGALDSNTGVLILNLLQSMSNDNNTTVVIVTHNAILAEAADKVIRIKNGQIERIVINENPKKVADLEW
- the hisA gene encoding 1-(5-phosphoribosyl)-5-[(5-phosphoribosylamino)methylideneamino]imidazole-4-carboxamide isomerase; protein product: MSFKKDEMLIMPAVDIKNGKCVQLVQGEPGSEMVEIENPELVAKHWEDLGAKNIHVIDLDGTINGVASFDIIKKILKEVSVPIQLGGGIRSLDYARQLLNLDIERLIIGTMGIQHPETITKLSDEYGSDRIMISLDSKDNKVVIKGWQEKIDKSPVELSSEFKEHGAGSILFTNVDVEGLLGGFYTDPVVELKKSVDIPIVYSGGVTTIEDIKKLNESGVDGIVIGSALYKDKIDLTEALKYQKR
- a CDS encoding FAD synthase; the protein is MATGTFDILHPGHVLFLEKAKELGGENAVLAVVIARDSTVEKRKRIPIIPQEQRLEMIKSLKPVDEAYLGHVGDMFKIVEEIKPDIIAIGSDQDHDVLKLQAALDKRGINAKAMRVNDYMFGELDSTCKIIKRIKHTDFKDKTGELD
- the argC gene encoding N-acetyl-gamma-glutamyl-phosphate reductase; this translates as MKSVAIVGASGYTGGELLRMLSVHPDVEVTEITSRKLDGQPVHKTHPHVRDTGLVFKDKKPSDIDTDVVFTATPHGASMKIVPELLETGAKVVDLSGDYRYRDTAVYEKWYGMEHTDKEHKGAFGLPELYRDEIKKADLVANPGCFPTGAILSSYPLVKNDLVERIVIDSKTGVSGAGVNPSGTTHYPNIADNSNPYKISAHRHSSEIKQELHGFDDVKVSFTPHLIPVIRGIQTTSHSFLKEEHLDTTPDEIRALYEKEYGNEYFIKLMDEGEIPHLSSVRGSNFVHIGGFEIDDTGRLVMLSCIDNLVKGASGQAIQNMNIILGLEEQAGLKHLGLHP